Below is a genomic region from Pedobacter cryoconitis.
AAATATGTTTTTTGACCAGGGGTTTGAGGCTGTACAAGGCGTCAGGGCAGCTAAAAACCTGAATACAACTTTTGCCTGTCTGGACGCAGCAAGAGATATCTATTATCATTTTTATGACGGGGAAATCTTATTTGAATTAGGCTCATCTGCTACACTGGCCGGATCTGGAATGGCTTTCAAAACAGACTTATACAAAGCGTGTTTTGAAAACCTGGATATTACCGGGGCAGGATTTGACAAAGTATTACAGGCACAACTTTTAAAGCAGGGGAAACGCATTGCATTTGCTGAACATGCGATTGTATTTGATGAGAAAACCACTAATTCTGCACAACTGGTCAATCAGCGTTCCAGATGGATCAATACCTGGTTTAAGTATTTTGGCTATGGGTTTGATATCTTATTTAAGGGTATCAAAGGATTAAACTGGAACCAGTTTTTATTTGGTGTGATCCTGTTAAGGCCACCTTTATTTATGTTCATCTTATTGTCCCTGTTTTGCGCCTTTATCAATTTGTTTATTTTCCCTTTTTATACTTTGATCTGGTTCATTGCTTTTGGACTTTTTGCGGCTGGTTTCCTGATTGCACTTTTGCGTTATCCTACGGACTCCAGAATTTACAAATCCTTAATTAACATTCCTAAGTTTATATTTTTTCAATTGTTATCTTTAGTGCACGCAAAGCAGGCTAATAAACGCTCGGTTGCTACTAAACATGATGTTACCTCATAAATTATATGATTAGTCAACCAAAGGAAGAAATCATTTCAGGAAGGGATATCGTTATCGTTGGTCAGCAGCCATGGGATGTTAATATTGGGAGCAATTGCAAAAATATAGCGATTGAACTGGCGAAACATAACCGTGTTTTATATGTGAACTCGGCACTGGACAGAATAACTTTACTCCGGAACAGAAAAGATAGTAAGATTATCAAACGTAAAGCAGTTATCAAAGGAAAAACAAATGGTCTGATCCCGGTTGCTGATAACTTATGGACTCTATATCCTGATGTTTTGATAGAATCTGTCAACTGGATTAATAATTTCAGCCTTTTCGACTGGTTAAACAAACGGAATAACAGGCTTTTTGCAAAATCAATTTTGAAAACAACGGCACTGCTGGGGTTTAAGGATATCATCCTCTTCAATGATAATGATATGTTCAAGAGTTTTTACCTGAAAGAATTCCTGCATCCTTCATTAAGTATCTATTATTCCAGAGATTTCATGCTGGCTGTAGATTACTGGAAAAAACATGGGACAAGAATTGAGCCTGCATTAATCAAAAAAAGCGACCTGTGTGTTGCAAATTCCACTTACTTAAGTAATTATTGTAAACAATATAACCCGGCTTCTTTTTATATTGGTCAGGGCTGTGAGCTTGATATTTTTACCAGTTCCGCAGCTTTACCTGCCATACCCGCTATTGACAGCTTAAAAGGGCCCAAAATCGGCTATGTAGGCGCATTACAAAGTATTCGTCTGGATATAGAATTGATTGCGCATATTGCAGTAACTAAACCGGATTGGAATATCATTCTGGTAGGGCCTGAGGATGATGTGTTTAAAGCGGGTAAATTACACGGAATTCCGAATATCCATTTTCTGGGTGCGCAGAAACCTGAAGATTTACCACAGTATATCAATGCATTTGATTTGTGTATCAATCCTCAGCTGGTGAACCAGGTGACGATCGGTAACTATCCAAGGAAAATTGATGAATACCTGGCAATGGGGAAACCTGTGGTCGCTACCCATACCGAGGCCGTAACGATTTTTGAAGACACTGTTTATCTTGCTGAAAATAAAGAGGGCTTTGTTACACTGATTGAAAAAGGCTTGCAGGAAAATACGGAAGAATTAGCAGCATACCGCGTGAAAATTGCACATTCACATTCCTGGAAAAACAGTGTAGGTGAGTTATATAAGGCTATTAATCAAGTTATATAAAGTATAAATGTCATTATCCGCGAAAATAAAAGCAAATCCGGTACTGAAAAAGATAGCACACCGGATGTTAATCCCTGCTAACGATTTCAGACCAAGATTATGGGTCAGATTATTTATAAACCCTTTCAAACATAAAAAAGGGAAGGGGTCAATTGTGCGGTTCAGAACCAGGATTGATGTTTTTCCTTTCAATCATTTTGAATTGGGTAATTACAGCCTGATTGAAGATTTTTCCACGATCAATAATGGCGTTGGAGATGTGGTAATCGGCACTAAAACTATAATTGGGATCGGTTGTACAGTTATTGGCCCGGTTGTGATTGGAAATCATGTGATGTTAGCGCAAAATATTGTAATTTCAGGACTGAATCACGGTTATGAATTAATTGATATTCCACCGAGTGAGCAGCAAACGGTTACTAAAAATATAACAATCAAAGATGAAGTCTGGATTGGCGCAAACTGCGTAATCACAGCTGGGGTTACGATTGGAAAACATGCAATAGTAGGTGCCGGGAGCGTAGTGACTAAAGATATACCTGATTATTCAGTGGCGGTCGGAAATCCGGCAAGAGTAATCAAAGTATATAATTTTGAAAATAAGATATGGGAAAAGGTAAAATCACTTTGAGTTTATCTTTCCAAAGCTGAACGTTATGAAACATCAATATAATCCCGTCTGGATAGATCAGTTTCTTTATACTTATGAGAAGTATGAGGATATTGATCCTGCTGTATTTTCGGCGGTCAATAAGGATCTTGATCAGGTACAAAGTAAAGAGCCGCTGGTAAGTGTGGTCGTAATTGCATGGAATGAGGAGATAAATATCCTGCGTTGTGTGGCTTCTTTGTCTAAAATGGTTACTCAGATCCCTTTTGAAATTATTGTGGTGAATAATAATTCAAAGGATAAAACACAGCAAACGATCGATCAGCTGCATGTGAAATCTTTTAATGAGCTGACACAAGGTGCAGGGCCGGCCAGGCAAAAAGGGCAGGAAAATGCCTTAGGCAAATATATCTTAACTGCTGATGCTGACTGCTTTTACCCTGAAGTGTGGATAGATGAAATGATGCGTGTACTTACACAAAAAGATGTAGTCTGTGTTTATGGAAGGTATTCTTTTATCGGAGAACCGGGTTTTCCGAGGTGGAAACTCAGGATATTAGAGAAATTAAAAGATGCGATGGCCGAAATCAGGCATATCAAGCAGCCTTATTTCAATACTTTTGGGATCAGCATGGGGTATGTGAAGGAATTTGGCCTCAAAATTGGTTTTATAAAGATCAACAGGAGAGGTGAAGATGGACAACTTTGTATGGATTTGATGCGCTACGGCAAAATCAAGCAGGTAAAATCCAGAAAAGCCCGGGTATGGACAGGTGTAAGAACACTGAGCCAGAACGGATCTTTTTATAATATTGTAATTTCCAGAATCAAAGAAGACCTTAAAAGATTTAAGTATAATTTTATTACGCGAAATTAATATATGTCCACGATGCCAGTGAATGCGAAGGAAAACCTGTTCGATGATGTTACCCTGCTGATTACCCACTATAACAGGAGTAGTTCTCTGGAACGCTTGCTGCTTACTTTTAAAGAACAGCAGGTCAGTTTTAAGGAGATTATTGTTTCTGACGATTGCAGTGATAGTTTTCATCTGGGCCAGCTGGAAAAAATGGTGCAGGTTTATAACTACAGGCTGATTAAGGCAAAAGTTAATGGCGGATTAGGCAATAACCTGAATAAAGGCCAGCTGGAAGTAAAAACGCCTTATACTTTATATGTGCAGGAGGATTTTATTCCGCTGCCTGTTTTTGCGGAGCATTTTAAGGATGCGATGGACATGATGCATGCAGAAGCAGACCTTGATCTGGTTCGGTTTTATGCTTACGGGCCTTATCCTTATTTAAAGCCTTATAAAAAAGGTTTCTCTACTATGGTTTACAAGCCGTGGTTTACAGATAAAAACAAAATATACAATTATAGTGATCACCCACACTTGCGCCGTTCTTCATTTTTTGAACGTTTCGGCCAGTATACGGAGGGCATTAAGTCTGACAAAACAGAATATGAAATGTGTTTATCTTTTATTCAGAATAAAGGAAGAGCACTGTTTTATGACCAGTACGATAGTTTGTTCTTGCAGGAGAATTCTTCGGCAGAGCCCAGTACAGTCACCAGAAGTAACTGGAGACAAAGCGGGAACCCGTTGATTTCACTGGTCAGACTGGTCTACAGACAAATTAAGTATAACTATGATCTTCATATCAATACGAGGTTCAAAAGACACAAATAATTATGGAAACTAATTCTCGCATATCTGTTGTAGTGGCTTGTGATAATCACTATGTCATCTTAATGGCGGCCTTATTGAAATCGATTGAAATGAATCATTTGAGTGATGATATCGTGGATATTTATATCGTTGATGATCATATTTCTAAAACAAATAAGAGCAAGCTTACCGGATCACTGGTCTTGAAAAAGATTAACCTGATCTGGTTAAAAATGAGTGAGATCATTCCTGAAGGGGTTAAATTACCACTGGTTAATAATTCTTATCCGCTGAATACCTATATCAGGCTGCTGATCCCTTATTTTATGCCTAAAGAGATCAAAAAAGTTATCTTTTTAGATGTAGATATGATCATGCTGGATGATATCAGCAATTTATGGAATATTGAAATCGGGGATAAGGTGATCGGAGCAGTCAATGACAATGCTGGTGACCATGAGAAAACGATTGCAGAAGGGATCGAAAACTATAAAGAATTAGGACTTGATCCAAATCAGAAATACTTTAATGCGGGCCTTCAGCTGATCAATACAGCGCGGTGGCTGGAACAGGATATTACGCAGAAAACCTTTGATGCGATCAATAACAATAAAAAATATGCTGGTCTGGGTGACCAGTATGGCCTGAATATTTCTTTATGCGGAAACTGGCATGAGATTGACAGAATGTGGAACTGCTTTTCAGTTTGTACAGATCCCAGTCCTAAGCTGATCCATTATTTCCATAGAAAGCCTATTTATAAAACCTACGCTTACAACTATAGAGAAGAGTTCTTTCATTACCTGAATTTAACCGCATGGAAGGGTTTTAAACCAATCGGCGAAACAACGCGGTATATGAAAAAGATAAATAATATCTTTGAAAAGATAAAACTGTTATTCTAACAAGGCGCTCAATGACGAAGAATTCAAATCAGCTTATTTCTGGTGTTACATTACTCATTACACATTATAACAGAAGTGAGTCTTTGCTGCGTTTGTTAAAAACGATAGCCGGGCATGACATCTCTTTTGAAGAGATTATCGTTTCTGATGATGGCAGTAAAAAAGAGCATCAGGACCGTTTAAAAGAGATGCAGCAGCAATTGGGCTTTACGCTGATTACTACCCCGGTTAACAAAGGGCTGGGCAACAATATCAATAAAGGTATGGACGCGGTGAAATCTCCTTATATTTTGTACATACAGGAAGATTTTGTGCCTAAAGCTGCTTTTATTACAGCTTTAAAAGACGGACTGGAAATCATGAAATCGGAGAGCCAATGGGATATTGTCCGCTTTTACTCTTTCCCATGGTCGCCTTATCCCTATTTAAAACCTTATAAAAAGGGCTTTTCTAAAATGATCTTTAGTTTATGGCCATGGTATACCAATCATCTTAAATTTCATGTGTACAGTGATCATCCGCATTTGAAAAGAGCAGGGTTCACGGAGAAATTCGGCCGTTATTTCGAAGCGCCGAACGGAGATGTTACAGAAATGAAAATGTGCAGGTCTTTCCTGAAAAATGAGGGCAAGGCACTCTATTATAAAAATTATAAGGAGTTGTTTGCACATGATAATCCTGAGGATGAGCCCGGACTTTTCAGACCGGATAAGGTGAAGACCAAAACTTATGCAGATATTAAGCCTTTATACTGGGCTTATCTGAAATATAAACTGATGAAGGACACGGTATCTTTTGTACTGAATAAATAGTAACCTATGAGTAATAAAAAATTAGCTATCTCCGGCGCAAAATGGACAACCATTTCAACTGTGGTCAACACCGTGCTTCAATTTGTCCAGATAGCGATTTTAGCCCGGTTGCTGGAGCCGTCTTCTTTCGGTATTGTCAGTATCAGTACTTTAGTGATTACCTTTTTAGGGATTTTTGCCCATTTTGGTTTCTCTAACTCTATTGTTTATAAACAGGAGAGCGATAATAAAGTCTTATCTACTATTTATTTTCTGAACCTGATGATCGGTGCTGCGATGTTTATCATTATTTATTGTGGCGCGCCGCTGTTGGTTATGTATTATAAAGAGCCCCGCTTACTCGAAGTACTTCATATTTCGGCTTTTTATTTCCCTATCGTTTTTCTTGGACAGATTTACAATATCCTGCTGGAAAAAGAACTTAAATTCAAGTCCCTGGCTTTAACGGAAATTGTCTGTTCCATCTTGGCGACCACGATCACGATTATACTTGCTTATAAAGGATTTCAGGCCAAGTCGTTAGTATTCGGTCTTTTGGCCGGACAGACACTTAAAATGCTGGTTCAGAATGTAATTGGCAGGGTGTATTTTTCTCCCGTATGGTATTTTAAGCTGAAGGAGATTAAAGAACACCTGATGTTTGGTATCTATAATATTGGCGACAGTCTTTTAGGCTTTGCCAACAGCAATATGGATACCATCCTGATCGGTGGTTTATTAGGGGTGAAAGAGCTGGGTTATTATA
It encodes:
- a CDS encoding glycosyltransferase family 2 protein translates to MKHQYNPVWIDQFLYTYEKYEDIDPAVFSAVNKDLDQVQSKEPLVSVVVIAWNEEINILRCVASLSKMVTQIPFEIIVVNNNSKDKTQQTIDQLHVKSFNELTQGAGPARQKGQENALGKYILTADADCFYPEVWIDEMMRVLTQKDVVCVYGRYSFIGEPGFPRWKLRILEKLKDAMAEIRHIKQPYFNTFGISMGYVKEFGLKIGFIKINRRGEDGQLCMDLMRYGKIKQVKSRKARVWTGVRTLSQNGSFYNIVISRIKEDLKRFKYNFITRN
- a CDS encoding glycosyltransferase; translation: MISQPKEEIISGRDIVIVGQQPWDVNIGSNCKNIAIELAKHNRVLYVNSALDRITLLRNRKDSKIIKRKAVIKGKTNGLIPVADNLWTLYPDVLIESVNWINNFSLFDWLNKRNNRLFAKSILKTTALLGFKDIILFNDNDMFKSFYLKEFLHPSLSIYYSRDFMLAVDYWKKHGTRIEPALIKKSDLCVANSTYLSNYCKQYNPASFYIGQGCELDIFTSSAALPAIPAIDSLKGPKIGYVGALQSIRLDIELIAHIAVTKPDWNIILVGPEDDVFKAGKLHGIPNIHFLGAQKPEDLPQYINAFDLCINPQLVNQVTIGNYPRKIDEYLAMGKPVVATHTEAVTIFEDTVYLAENKEGFVTLIEKGLQENTEELAAYRVKIAHSHSWKNSVGELYKAINQVI
- a CDS encoding glycosyltransferase; amino-acid sequence: MSTMPVNAKENLFDDVTLLITHYNRSSSLERLLLTFKEQQVSFKEIIVSDDCSDSFHLGQLEKMVQVYNYRLIKAKVNGGLGNNLNKGQLEVKTPYTLYVQEDFIPLPVFAEHFKDAMDMMHAEADLDLVRFYAYGPYPYLKPYKKGFSTMVYKPWFTDKNKIYNYSDHPHLRRSSFFERFGQYTEGIKSDKTEYEMCLSFIQNKGRALFYDQYDSLFLQENSSAEPSTVTRSNWRQSGNPLISLVRLVYRQIKYNYDLHINTRFKRHK
- a CDS encoding glycosyltransferase family 2 protein; this translates as MTKNSNQLISGVTLLITHYNRSESLLRLLKTIAGHDISFEEIIVSDDGSKKEHQDRLKEMQQQLGFTLITTPVNKGLGNNINKGMDAVKSPYILYIQEDFVPKAAFITALKDGLEIMKSESQWDIVRFYSFPWSPYPYLKPYKKGFSKMIFSLWPWYTNHLKFHVYSDHPHLKRAGFTEKFGRYFEAPNGDVTEMKMCRSFLKNEGKALYYKNYKELFAHDNPEDEPGLFRPDKVKTKTYADIKPLYWAYLKYKLMKDTVSFVLNK
- a CDS encoding MOP flippase family protein, yielding MSNKKLAISGAKWTTISTVVNTVLQFVQIAILARLLEPSSFGIVSISTLVITFLGIFAHFGFSNSIVYKQESDNKVLSTIYFLNLMIGAAMFIIIYCGAPLLVMYYKEPRLLEVLHISAFYFPIVFLGQIYNILLEKELKFKSLALTEIVCSILATTITIILAYKGFQAKSLVFGLLAGQTLKMLVQNVIGRVYFSPVWYFKLKEIKEHLMFGIYNIGDSLLGFANSNMDTILIGGLLGVKELGYYTIASQVAIYPVARICPIIVQICYPIMARMKENLEHLKGAYLKIVDFLSYVNIPLLAGLFLMSANVIPLIYGPGWDATVPLIKIFVFTGIFSCLMYPLSTVAYSTGKPKLLFYLNLITLVIKFPLIYIMAKQYGIMGIAYGFLITTFITLVMNFFLIQFMVGDFMKTFLENIAKPLLFSVAMAVVILLYKQFVGNTGTFHTMVQIALGGLVYAGLTLKYKLSFSEIKNLKQSL
- a CDS encoding acyltransferase, which translates into the protein MSLSAKIKANPVLKKIAHRMLIPANDFRPRLWVRLFINPFKHKKGKGSIVRFRTRIDVFPFNHFELGNYSLIEDFSTINNGVGDVVIGTKTIIGIGCTVIGPVVIGNHVMLAQNIVISGLNHGYELIDIPPSEQQTVTKNITIKDEVWIGANCVITAGVTIGKHAIVGAGSVVTKDIPDYSVAVGNPARVIKVYNFENKIWEKVKSL
- a CDS encoding glycosyltransferase, coding for MKITLWLILQIIIGYNLVLPIVLFLFYKLFKKERKKSLHQKDYDYAIIVTAYEQTGLLHSVVGSLLQLNYKNYLIYVVADNCDISELHFNNEKVILLRPETVLASNTRSHLYAISHFKRAHEILTIIDSDNLTDPEYINELNMFFDQGFEAVQGVRAAKNLNTTFACLDAARDIYYHFYDGEILFELGSSATLAGSGMAFKTDLYKACFENLDITGAGFDKVLQAQLLKQGKRIAFAEHAIVFDEKTTNSAQLVNQRSRWINTWFKYFGYGFDILFKGIKGLNWNQFLFGVILLRPPLFMFILLSLFCAFINLFIFPFYTLIWFIAFGLFAAGFLIALLRYPTDSRIYKSLINIPKFIFFQLLSLVHAKQANKRSVATKHDVTS
- a CDS encoding glycosyltransferase family 8 protein: METNSRISVVVACDNHYVILMAALLKSIEMNHLSDDIVDIYIVDDHISKTNKSKLTGSLVLKKINLIWLKMSEIIPEGVKLPLVNNSYPLNTYIRLLIPYFMPKEIKKVIFLDVDMIMLDDISNLWNIEIGDKVIGAVNDNAGDHEKTIAEGIENYKELGLDPNQKYFNAGLQLINTARWLEQDITQKTFDAINNNKKYAGLGDQYGLNISLCGNWHEIDRMWNCFSVCTDPSPKLIHYFHRKPIYKTYAYNYREEFFHYLNLTAWKGFKPIGETTRYMKKINNIFEKIKLLF